The Dendropsophus ebraccatus isolate aDenEbr1 chromosome 3, aDenEbr1.pat, whole genome shotgun sequence genome includes a region encoding these proteins:
- the PJA2 gene encoding E3 ubiquitin-protein ligase Praja-2 isoform X2 has protein sequence MGQESCKSAWPKPSGGYQTITGRRYGRRHAYISFRPALESPHRTSARQGRESEGLELDSVQMEKDLISKESHDSSLFSIASAVSANLKEESRTVDANDSLPVFTEAEQNAISPFPMSEHVLRCQTLNNTNKTTDCGKSRRTFVKHASVDHPHHSPQNAISFVNIDSFEPDSSEGEECVGLGDDEYVNLDTGKHRKTVNCMLPEFPKERYSGVSDIYSLDPKCPKDSLSQVASTSLAKYANIDMCTTPWSLSASCVPEDSATGVNGVNLCDMQQKQEGPESAITSTIEDINETSTDSSKSDLTHEPVVRPKIRKPVSASSAKKDQLTSEESSARKEAKSSRKAIRETQVRSGKDAKTNSNKESNPTSVEGAQKKGDTKDCVTLQEEKTLVDDTFWDDFEFYGMKLPDCPKDDDSSYCSDGEWSTCLPSYFSRDKDHSSSDESWETLPGKEEHEVQSNSSSLEDENSEFCFQVEEQNSLEEGEIPWLQYREDIESSTDEENEIGPHYLPPGFFILDGNNNLEDDSSMSEDLEVEWRLLDDFGDGIGVAQAMSYMDSQFLTYMALEERLAQAMETALAHLESLAVYCMHTLISAS, from the exons ATGGGTCAGGAGTCGTGTAAATCTGCCTGGCCTAAACCATCAGGGGGCTATCAGACAATCACAGGGAGGAGATATGGAAGAAGACATGCATACATCAGCTTTCGACCGGCTTTGGAAAGTCCACATCGGACTTCAGCACGCCAGGGGAGAGAAAGTGAAGGGCTGGAGCTGGACAGTGTGCAGATGGAGAAGGATTTAA TTTCCAAGGAAAGCCATGACTCCTCACTCTTCAGCATTGCTAGTGCTGTATCCGCTAATTTGAAGGAGGAGAGCAGAACAGTGGATGCTAATGATAGTTTGCCTGTGTTTACTGAAGCGGAGCAAAATGCCATTTCCCCTTTTCCAATGTCGGAGCATGTACTAAGATGTCAGACtttaaataatacaaataaaaccACTGACTGCGGGAAAAGCAGAAGAACCTTTGTCAAGCATGCTTCGGTGGATCATCCACATCACTCCCCCCAAAACGCTATTTCATTTGTGAATATTGACTCTTTCGAGCCAGACAGCAGTGAAGGGGAAGAATGTGTTGGCTTAGGTGATGATGAATATGTAAATCTGGATACTGGGAAACATAGAAAAACTGTAAATTGCATGCTTCCAGAATTCCCCAAAGAACGTTATAGTGGTGTGTCAGACATTTATAGCCTAGATCCTAAATGCCCAAAAGATAGTTTATCTCAGGTAGCGTCTACTTCcttagccaaatatgccaataTAGATATGTGCACAACGCCTTGGAGTTTGTCAGCAAGCTGTGTGCCTGAGGACAGCGCCACAGGGGTTAATGGTGTAAATCTGTGTGATATGCAGCAAAAGCAGGAGGGTCCTGAGTCGGCCATTACAAGTACTATAGAAGATATTAATGAAACGAGTACCGACAGCAGTAAGTCAGACCTCACACATGAGCCCGTTGTCAGACCGAAAATTCGAAAACCGGTTTCTGCTAGTTCTGCGAAGAAAGACCAGTTGACGTCAGAAGAAAGTTCAGCTAGAAAGGAAGCCAAAAGCTCCAGAAAAGCAATCCGCGAAACACAAGTCAGAAGTGGCAAGGATGCAAAGACTAACAGCAATAAAGAATCTAACCCCACAAGTGTGGAAGGTGCCCAGAAGAAAGGAGATACTAAGGATTGTGTAACTCTCCAAGAAGAGAAAACATTGGTGGATGATACATTCTGGGATGACTTTGAGTTCTATGGGATGAAGCTTCCTGATTGTCCAAAAGATGATGACAG CTCCTATTGCAGCGATGGAGAGTGGTCTACGTGTTTACCTTCATATTTCTCTCGCGACAAAGACCATTCTTCCAGTGATGAGAGCTGGGAGACTCTGCCTGGAAAAGAAGAGCATGAGGTTCAGAGCAATAGCAGCAGTCTAGAAGATGAGAACTCAGAGTTTTGCTTCCAGGTTGA GGAGCAAAACTCTTTGGAAGAAGGTGAAATCCCTTGGTTACAGTATCGTGAGGACATTGAAAGCAGCACAGATGAGGAGAATGAGATTGGGCCCCATTATTTACCTCCAGGCTTTTTTATTTTGGATGGGAATAATAATTTGGAAGATGATTCGAGTATGAGTGAAGACTTGGAGGTTGAATGGAG GTTGCTGGATGACTTTGGAGATGGTATTGGTGTAGCTCAGGCTATGTCTTACATGGATTCTCAGTTTCTTACCTATATGGCTCTTGAAGAGAGGCTTGCACAGGCTATGGag ACTGCTTTGGCACATTTGGAGTCTCTAGCAGTATACTGCATGCATACTTTAATTTCTGCTTCTTAG
- the PJA2 gene encoding E3 ubiquitin-protein ligase Praja-2 isoform X3 → MSEHVLRCQTLNNTNKTTDCGKSRRTFVKHASVDHPHHSPQNAISFVNIDSFEPDSSEGEECVGLGDDEYVNLDTGKHRKTVNCMLPEFPKERYSGVSDIYSLDPKCPKDSLSQVASTSLAKYANIDMCTTPWSLSASCVPEDSATGVNGVNLCDMQQKQEGPESAITSTIEDINETSTDSSKSDLTHEPVVRPKIRKPVSASSAKKDQLTSEESSARKEAKSSRKAIRETQVRSGKDAKTNSNKESNPTSVEGAQKKGDTKDCVTLQEEKTLVDDTFWDDFEFYGMKLPDCPKDDDSSYCSDGEWSTCLPSYFSRDKDHSSSDESWETLPGKEEHEVQSNSSSLEDENSEFCFQVEEQNSLEEGEIPWLQYREDIESSTDEENEIGPHYLPPGFFILDGNNNLEDDSSMSEDLEVEWRLLDDFGDGIGVAQAMSYMDSQFLTYMALEERLAQAMETALAHLESLAVDVEQAHPPATKESIECLPQIIVTDDHNIVGQEQCCAICCSEYIKDEILTELPCHHLFHKPCVVLWLQKSGTCPVCRHVLTSLLPEAAAATSFLSDHDSPPSIHNAAGTR, encoded by the exons ATGTCGGAGCATGTACTAAGATGTCAGACtttaaataatacaaataaaaccACTGACTGCGGGAAAAGCAGAAGAACCTTTGTCAAGCATGCTTCGGTGGATCATCCACATCACTCCCCCCAAAACGCTATTTCATTTGTGAATATTGACTCTTTCGAGCCAGACAGCAGTGAAGGGGAAGAATGTGTTGGCTTAGGTGATGATGAATATGTAAATCTGGATACTGGGAAACATAGAAAAACTGTAAATTGCATGCTTCCAGAATTCCCCAAAGAACGTTATAGTGGTGTGTCAGACATTTATAGCCTAGATCCTAAATGCCCAAAAGATAGTTTATCTCAGGTAGCGTCTACTTCcttagccaaatatgccaataTAGATATGTGCACAACGCCTTGGAGTTTGTCAGCAAGCTGTGTGCCTGAGGACAGCGCCACAGGGGTTAATGGTGTAAATCTGTGTGATATGCAGCAAAAGCAGGAGGGTCCTGAGTCGGCCATTACAAGTACTATAGAAGATATTAATGAAACGAGTACCGACAGCAGTAAGTCAGACCTCACACATGAGCCCGTTGTCAGACCGAAAATTCGAAAACCGGTTTCTGCTAGTTCTGCGAAGAAAGACCAGTTGACGTCAGAAGAAAGTTCAGCTAGAAAGGAAGCCAAAAGCTCCAGAAAAGCAATCCGCGAAACACAAGTCAGAAGTGGCAAGGATGCAAAGACTAACAGCAATAAAGAATCTAACCCCACAAGTGTGGAAGGTGCCCAGAAGAAAGGAGATACTAAGGATTGTGTAACTCTCCAAGAAGAGAAAACATTGGTGGATGATACATTCTGGGATGACTTTGAGTTCTATGGGATGAAGCTTCCTGATTGTCCAAAAGATGATGACAG CTCCTATTGCAGCGATGGAGAGTGGTCTACGTGTTTACCTTCATATTTCTCTCGCGACAAAGACCATTCTTCCAGTGATGAGAGCTGGGAGACTCTGCCTGGAAAAGAAGAGCATGAGGTTCAGAGCAATAGCAGCAGTCTAGAAGATGAGAACTCAGAGTTTTGCTTCCAGGTTGA GGAGCAAAACTCTTTGGAAGAAGGTGAAATCCCTTGGTTACAGTATCGTGAGGACATTGAAAGCAGCACAGATGAGGAGAATGAGATTGGGCCCCATTATTTACCTCCAGGCTTTTTTATTTTGGATGGGAATAATAATTTGGAAGATGATTCGAGTATGAGTGAAGACTTGGAGGTTGAATGGAG GTTGCTGGATGACTTTGGAGATGGTATTGGTGTAGCTCAGGCTATGTCTTACATGGATTCTCAGTTTCTTACCTATATGGCTCTTGAAGAGAGGCTTGCACAGGCTATGGag ACTGCTTTGGCACATTTGGAGTCTCTAGCAGTAGATGTTGAACAGGCCCACCCTCCAGCTACAAAGGAAAGCATTGAATGTCTCCCACAGATCATTGTCACAGATGATCACAACA ttgtAGGTCAAGAGCAGTGCTGTGCCATATGCTGTAGCGAGTATATCAAAGATGAAATATTAACAGAGCTCCCTTGTCATCACCTCTTCCATAAACCATGTGTGGTATTGTGGTTACAAAAG TCTGGAACATGCCCTGTGTGCCGTCACGTCCTGACATCTCTGCTTCCTGAGGCTGCCGCAGCCACTTCCTTCCTGTCGGACCATGACAGCCCCCCATCAATTCATAATGCAGCAGGAACCCGATAA
- the PJA2 gene encoding E3 ubiquitin-protein ligase Praja-2 isoform X1 produces the protein MGQESCKSAWPKPSGGYQTITGRRYGRRHAYISFRPALESPHRTSARQGRESEGLELDSVQMEKDLISKESHDSSLFSIASAVSANLKEESRTVDANDSLPVFTEAEQNAISPFPMSEHVLRCQTLNNTNKTTDCGKSRRTFVKHASVDHPHHSPQNAISFVNIDSFEPDSSEGEECVGLGDDEYVNLDTGKHRKTVNCMLPEFPKERYSGVSDIYSLDPKCPKDSLSQVASTSLAKYANIDMCTTPWSLSASCVPEDSATGVNGVNLCDMQQKQEGPESAITSTIEDINETSTDSSKSDLTHEPVVRPKIRKPVSASSAKKDQLTSEESSARKEAKSSRKAIRETQVRSGKDAKTNSNKESNPTSVEGAQKKGDTKDCVTLQEEKTLVDDTFWDDFEFYGMKLPDCPKDDDSSYCSDGEWSTCLPSYFSRDKDHSSSDESWETLPGKEEHEVQSNSSSLEDENSEFCFQVEEQNSLEEGEIPWLQYREDIESSTDEENEIGPHYLPPGFFILDGNNNLEDDSSMSEDLEVEWRLLDDFGDGIGVAQAMSYMDSQFLTYMALEERLAQAMETALAHLESLAVDVEQAHPPATKESIECLPQIIVTDDHNIVGQEQCCAICCSEYIKDEILTELPCHHLFHKPCVVLWLQKSGTCPVCRHVLTSLLPEAAAATSFLSDHDSPPSIHNAAGTR, from the exons ATGGGTCAGGAGTCGTGTAAATCTGCCTGGCCTAAACCATCAGGGGGCTATCAGACAATCACAGGGAGGAGATATGGAAGAAGACATGCATACATCAGCTTTCGACCGGCTTTGGAAAGTCCACATCGGACTTCAGCACGCCAGGGGAGAGAAAGTGAAGGGCTGGAGCTGGACAGTGTGCAGATGGAGAAGGATTTAA TTTCCAAGGAAAGCCATGACTCCTCACTCTTCAGCATTGCTAGTGCTGTATCCGCTAATTTGAAGGAGGAGAGCAGAACAGTGGATGCTAATGATAGTTTGCCTGTGTTTACTGAAGCGGAGCAAAATGCCATTTCCCCTTTTCCAATGTCGGAGCATGTACTAAGATGTCAGACtttaaataatacaaataaaaccACTGACTGCGGGAAAAGCAGAAGAACCTTTGTCAAGCATGCTTCGGTGGATCATCCACATCACTCCCCCCAAAACGCTATTTCATTTGTGAATATTGACTCTTTCGAGCCAGACAGCAGTGAAGGGGAAGAATGTGTTGGCTTAGGTGATGATGAATATGTAAATCTGGATACTGGGAAACATAGAAAAACTGTAAATTGCATGCTTCCAGAATTCCCCAAAGAACGTTATAGTGGTGTGTCAGACATTTATAGCCTAGATCCTAAATGCCCAAAAGATAGTTTATCTCAGGTAGCGTCTACTTCcttagccaaatatgccaataTAGATATGTGCACAACGCCTTGGAGTTTGTCAGCAAGCTGTGTGCCTGAGGACAGCGCCACAGGGGTTAATGGTGTAAATCTGTGTGATATGCAGCAAAAGCAGGAGGGTCCTGAGTCGGCCATTACAAGTACTATAGAAGATATTAATGAAACGAGTACCGACAGCAGTAAGTCAGACCTCACACATGAGCCCGTTGTCAGACCGAAAATTCGAAAACCGGTTTCTGCTAGTTCTGCGAAGAAAGACCAGTTGACGTCAGAAGAAAGTTCAGCTAGAAAGGAAGCCAAAAGCTCCAGAAAAGCAATCCGCGAAACACAAGTCAGAAGTGGCAAGGATGCAAAGACTAACAGCAATAAAGAATCTAACCCCACAAGTGTGGAAGGTGCCCAGAAGAAAGGAGATACTAAGGATTGTGTAACTCTCCAAGAAGAGAAAACATTGGTGGATGATACATTCTGGGATGACTTTGAGTTCTATGGGATGAAGCTTCCTGATTGTCCAAAAGATGATGACAG CTCCTATTGCAGCGATGGAGAGTGGTCTACGTGTTTACCTTCATATTTCTCTCGCGACAAAGACCATTCTTCCAGTGATGAGAGCTGGGAGACTCTGCCTGGAAAAGAAGAGCATGAGGTTCAGAGCAATAGCAGCAGTCTAGAAGATGAGAACTCAGAGTTTTGCTTCCAGGTTGA GGAGCAAAACTCTTTGGAAGAAGGTGAAATCCCTTGGTTACAGTATCGTGAGGACATTGAAAGCAGCACAGATGAGGAGAATGAGATTGGGCCCCATTATTTACCTCCAGGCTTTTTTATTTTGGATGGGAATAATAATTTGGAAGATGATTCGAGTATGAGTGAAGACTTGGAGGTTGAATGGAG GTTGCTGGATGACTTTGGAGATGGTATTGGTGTAGCTCAGGCTATGTCTTACATGGATTCTCAGTTTCTTACCTATATGGCTCTTGAAGAGAGGCTTGCACAGGCTATGGag ACTGCTTTGGCACATTTGGAGTCTCTAGCAGTAGATGTTGAACAGGCCCACCCTCCAGCTACAAAGGAAAGCATTGAATGTCTCCCACAGATCATTGTCACAGATGATCACAACA ttgtAGGTCAAGAGCAGTGCTGTGCCATATGCTGTAGCGAGTATATCAAAGATGAAATATTAACAGAGCTCCCTTGTCATCACCTCTTCCATAAACCATGTGTGGTATTGTGGTTACAAAAG TCTGGAACATGCCCTGTGTGCCGTCACGTCCTGACATCTCTGCTTCCTGAGGCTGCCGCAGCCACTTCCTTCCTGTCGGACCATGACAGCCCCCCATCAATTCATAATGCAGCAGGAACCCGATAA